The window actatgcatctgatgaagagaacttgattctcgaaagcttacgctacaataaaattggttagtcttaaaggtgctactggactctttttgattttgctactacagactaacacggctaactcctctggatcttcttacCCTATCGTAAGTGTTTGCCTCCAGATCTCCCCACTTCCTTCCATCCCACGATGTGACTCGCACTAGGTCGCAAATGTTTTTGGGAATGTAGCTACGGAGAATTCCATTCAACCGGCCAGTGCGAGAAGTAGAGATATCATTGGCTGCTAACTCTCCTGTAGCAAGGACAAGCAACATAAACCAAGGATAGCCAAATTCTTGCTCTTTTTGCAAACCGCAAGACAAAATCTGTGCATGATTGATACATGACATTTGTTCGTTCTTTCTCTCAAGCACGATCAAAGCACCAAGTtatgttcagcatttcttctatgCGGCTCTCCCTCCAGAGAGCTAAAGGAATGCcagagagagccagcatggtgtagtgtttAAAGTGTAGGATGAGGATCTGGAAGAActaggtgtgattccccactctgcaatgaaacttgctgggtgactttgggtcagtcacacactgtcagcctaccctaccacacagggttgttgtagggataaaatggagaagaaaataattatgtaagccaccttgaattccCACTAGGgaaaaaggtgaggtataaatacaGCAAGTATAAATGAATGAAAGTTCTTGAAATAGAACTTGAGAGGCCCAGAAAATCATATTAAACTCCCTATCTCAAGGCAGCCCATGAGGATTCAGCAACATAACCTAAATCACAGTATGATGTGAGCAAAGAGCAGTAGCAAGCAAGATGCATCATATCAGAACACCCGATGAGCAGATGGCTCCAAATGATTGAAATAAATCAGCCAGCTTACATAGTACAGCATCTCTAAGGCTACATTCCTATATATGCTTACCTGGAAGGAAATCCTATTCAGTGTGGCTGATGCTTGGCCtacacatgcaggagaatgaggtgaTAGAACAGTGAAGTACCACATCATACTGCGGGAGGGAAGAGGGATTCCAAATATAAACTCCCTGCAAATAAAACATAAACAGCACCTCAAGTAAAATAGAAAGGAGTTGTGACAATTTCtctgtgctggttttctatttgcaagAAGTTTTTTTATGTAGGAAGTATTCCAAAATATGCTGTACTCCATTCACCTTCCTCTGCAATCTGCCACCTCATTCTACTGCATGTGTAATCCACCCACAGGACTGAGTTGCCCTACTTTTCACTACAATTTTCCCTTGAGATAGAAAAAGGAGGATACTCTACTGAGAGGAACATTTACTGTTTTCATGCTTTTCACAAGGCATACACTAGCAAGAGAAACCAATCTGTAATACTGAGGCCGTAAGTTTTATGAGATCTGATCAAAGTTTAAAGCCATGTACAACAACATTATCATTAAAATACAAACACAGGCACCTTCACATTTCATATTTAGCATCTTGAAGTAGAAAGGCAGGCTGCAAACTTTAAAGATATGGCTGCAATCCCAAACCTACTTGTTAAGGGGCAAGACTCCTCTTGACTCAGCTCAGTGAATCTTGTGTCTGAACAAGCATGCTTAGAAATATCCCCCAACCCATAGCTTCTATAAAGTTTAAGAAGACTTTACACAGAAGACACTAACCATGGAGGTGGCTGTCTCCCAGTTCAGCCTCTCCATGGAAGTTGCCTTTGAAAACCTAATCCAGGTAAAAGTAGAAAAACAGTTTAACTGGCCCGGCTTACACCAGAAAGGTACTATCCATACAGAAGAAAAGATGGGAAGAATTTTACTTACGACAACATCCAGTCTGTAGAAGTGCTAGCATCTTCCCTCCTGGTGCTGCGCACAGGTCAAGGACTAAGTCACCAGGCTGCATATTGAGAGCCAATACAGGAAGGACTGATGCAGCATCCAAGAGATAGTAGCCCAGGATTCCAAGTGTATCTGGTCTTCAAAAGAAGGTAAAGCAGGACATTTAAATCAATGACATGTGCAAAACATACGAACTGTACAATGGCTCTTATTTTAAATATTCCAGCTGTCATTCATGCTTAAGCATCCATTTGCGAGTGGGACTTTAAGGACAACAGAGAAACTGCAAGGTCCTCTGAGGGCTTCTGGTGCCAATCTGCTTTCTTTCAATCTACCTTGCTTTATCCTGGGAGGGAAGACAGTATCCATACTCCTCGTTATTAAGAGAAAAAGCTTCTAAATCAAAAACTAAATACATTAACCCTTAATCAGCATCAGAAAGGGGGTTTGTTGCCACTGACATCTGTCAGAAATTTTAGGTTACATGAATGAAATTCATTTTCAATTTGACAAACACTGAAAAGTACCAAAAAATTGTCTGCTATGCACCTGGCAGGAGGAAAGAGGCTGATGTCTCCTTTGGGGAATGTGTAACATTTGATGTTGGGACTGAGTAATGTAGAAAGAGAAGGAAGTGGCTGTGGCTGGGACTCAGCAGGTACAAGCAGAGTTCCTGTTGACATGGCTGGTTCACTAGCCTGTTGCGCTGCTGTGGAATCCAGATCTTGCACTACTTTCTGAGATTCCCGAATGAAATCCACAGCATTCAGATGTTCCAGTTCCTTGGTGACCTGCTCTATATTGGAGAAATTGTTGAAAAGAGCTCCGTATTTCTGCTCAGAGAGAAGGCCAATACGGATTGAGGGCCAGAGACTGCCAAATTGCACACTGTAGGTCATGTCAAAGTTCTGCAGAGCCAGCCTGATAGCAGAGTTCTTAGGACGGGTGGTTGCCTTTAAAAGGATTAAGAATAACAGACATGTGAAAAAAATGGGCTTCCCAACAGTGGTAAAGAAACAATAGTTCTAGGTTAGGGATTGGCCTAGAAAACGGTACAGCAGCACGGGGGGTTGCTTTCTCATACCACAACAGGAGGGCCCAATCACATCGGTATCAACGAGCATTTGAGCATCTGGAGTAGAACCAAAGGCTCAAGAGGGCTGGCTGCTAATCTGATGAGAGACCACTGACTGCAGGATTGCCATGGCTAATCTACTTGGTGTAATTGAGTCTGCAAACTGATTCTGTACCTTAGAGAAAATACCAGCTCTGCACTTAAAACTGTGCATTGTCTATTAAGTCAGAAAGCACAGTCTGAAATGCATTATTCTCTACCTTATGTTATTAGTAACAAAAAATTTAGCAAAGTAGCTATAGCCAGAAATACTTAGACACTAACATTTACAATTAACCTTGAATAAATGAAAAAGATCAACCAACCAACCCACCTTTCCAAAGCATGCTCTCTGAATATATCAATCTATCCATCTGTTGCAACCAGAGGACAATGTTccaacacacacattttaataTCATAAAACATTACCAAAATGGCCGAAGAAATTAAGGCAGCAATCCTATATGTTCCTTTGTGAGGCTTTATTCTATGCAAATTGGGATAAGTTTTAGCTACTAAATTTAGGATGATCATAAAAAACTGACCTCACTAAGAAATGCAATGCGCATTTCCTATTTAAATCATTCTTGCCCCTCATACTTTCATAGTTATACCTATTCCTCATGTAATTTTATTGTAATTCTCATTTTCTTCTGCCCAGATTTTGCTCATCCATAACTTCCAACAAGAAACAAGAACCAGTGTATGCTGGCCTCAGACCTGAGTCCAAATTCTTATGCAGTTGTGCTCACTGACTAGCCTCGAGTTAGTCCTTGCAAtgttacctcacagaattgttgtaacAACAAAATTGGGAGAGCAGAAATCATGGAGGAGGAATGGAATAAAAATGtcattaaataaatacaaaccaAGGTGATTTACTACAAAGAATCCCAAACACAGGGTTTGGCCACAAAGACTCCTACAAATCTTAATCTTACAAGATGGTACTGAGAGGTTCCTCTTACTTATCATGGGCCCCAAAGTGAACATAATTTTGCAAGTCTTTGCATACAGGAATGGCACATTTTGGAGAATGCACATACACTTGTTTGCAAGGAGTCAACAcaggttcactttacaaatgaaactggggaacAGCACCTGGATATATGTGGAGATTAAATCACACGTTCAGTCATACACGTTTCATGTAACATGAAAATTGCTTGACTACACATATTAAGAAAAATCAAGCGTACACTTCACACAGTATTCATGCATTCACTGTAGCTTCAAAACAGAGGCGGGATGAAAGGGGGgctataaggttgccaactttgggttggaaaattcctggagatttggaggctggAGCCTGGgtagggtggggtttggaaaagGAAGGGACCTCGGCAGGGAACAACGTAACAGAGATCACCCTCCaaggtagtcattttctccaagggaacggaTATGTAGAGATCAGTCatcattccagatctccaggcctcacctggaggctggcaaccctagctagaaaTCGCCCCGCCCAAGCGGCCAAGGTCCCTTATTTTTATAGAACTGCCACGAACTCCTCGAGTGCTGCCCTGGGCCGACGAGGCGGGCCGTCCAAAGCCTCCCTGCCGCTCACCCATTTCTTCTTGTGCTGGTGCCTGCAGGGGATGGAAAACCCCTTTACCCACATCAAGCCCAGGAGCTCGCGCCTTCTCTTCCCGGCGTGTGTGGCGATGGCTGCGGCCGCCATAGCTCGCTCCCACACCTGCCCCGCCGCAAGCTCCTCCCTCCTGCGCAGAGAGGCTTTCATAGGAAGGAGGAGCAGCTTTTTCCGCCCCGGTAGTGTCGTAGCCGGGGGCTTAGTTGAGGCGCAAGGGTACTACTTCCCTCCATTTATAGGAAATAGCAAAGAGCTCATGGGGCAATGGCTCCTTACAACCCGGCCTGCCTTAATATGATAATCAcgcaaagaagaggaaatggcgGCAGGCTAACGTACGCTGTTGTCTTTCTTCGCGTGTGTGTTATataccgtcaagtcgcctccaacctatggcgaccctatgaaggaaggaCCCCTGAAACGTCCTATCTTTAatagatcctgcaaattggaggacgtgaCGTGGCTTCttatattgagtcaagccatctcgttttaagtctaccccttttcctactgcctccttCGTGCTGCCCTATTAATCTGGGGCTCTAAACGTTTACAAGTTTTTAAATAGGTTTCCAATACCGTTCTTCGATCAAACGAGTCACAGAGCGGTTCACAAGAATCTCAAGCCACAGTGTCCAATCGCTTTCAAACAGCAGGTCAAAAAGATTTTTagtggtgatttttaaaaagttcggAAGGGAGGCATATCCCTATAACTGAGACCATTGCCAACTAATAGTCCTGCTACTTAAAAGATGGAACACAATAAGGGCTCTCTACCTTGGCTGATCCTAAATATGTTAAAACAATTGTATGGAGGCGCTCCTGGGTTTTTCGTCAAATAGAGAGTTCTTGAAAACAATGTcccttttcatttatttataaattgtaTATCCTTTTTCCAACATACAACtgttctgaagaaatgagctgtgactcacgaaagctcataccctaccacaaattttgttagtcttataggtgctactggacttgctcTTCTCTGCTAACACATCCCACTAGCAGCACCCATATAGTAACTTCTAAAGCTCTGCACATAAGGTGAGTACACTGGTGGGAATGAGAACTTGAGATGCATTTCTGCGCCCACCATCAACTGATGAATTTCATCGTCTGCTGCAGAACATGAAAAATCCCCACCTGTTCAGCTGAGTCCTGCAGGAAATAATTACCCCACCATCAATTGATGAATTTCATCAAGTCTGTTGAATTGCCATCCCTTAGTTCCTTGGCAACACATTCCTGAGTCCTCCATACTACATGGGATTCCAGACATGCTCTAGAAGTCCTATATCTGGGGCTTCcaacagtttttaaaattcaattatCTGGCACATAGGGACCCAActtggactggggccagcatgaGGGGGATTAAGTCTTCTATGCcccagtgccattttcccaatgTGAAAAAGTCGCAATGAATCAAATATCAGGTAACTGATACAAAACTTTCAGTGAACATGTTGTTTGGCCCTAAGACATGCTTTCCCTTCAGGCAGGGGTTGAACGTGAGTAGATTCATATGTACACTACTTCTGCCTTATCCTTACATGATATGACAGCACGAGGCAAGCACCCCTCACCCATCGTTCAGTTGCCTAGAAAAGATCCTACACAGACAAGGTTGCAGTTACAGATCTGAGGTTAAGAACAGCAAGGACTCTCAAGGTGTTCATTAGAGAACAGATAGACCAAGCCCAATGAAGCTTGTCTAAGTTTGCTGCGACCATGGTAGTATGGTCACTAGAAACCTGTAGACCAGCTTATTACAGGAAAAACTTGTTTTTATCTTATACTTAAATTCTCCATGTTAGACAGTTCTATATCTAATGCTAAGAGAACTCATATTTTGGTACAGGGTGAGGCCACTGCACATGTACAGCACTGTACCTTGATCATGCCTTACCATTCTGTAGTCTGTTcaaacagagcagaaggcaaggaCTAGAAAGGAAGTATTTTGTTCCTGGTGAAGGCAGTAAATTGCTTATAATCAATAAGCATAGGAAATTTGTGATGAGGTAAAAGACAGGTCTGTCTGCATCAGAAGGTGAAGAAAGGTGTCTCTTTCCTCTTACAGAATGTGCTTCTTGTACTGTATCAACAAGTACAGAGACCTATTCACATCATGCACCCATTTGCTTTTAGTGCAGGAAGTTAAaactagtgtgtgtgttttaatataCAATGAACATTGGATGCTTTGCAGTCCTTAACTTTTTATATATTTAATGGCAGAATATGCTGTAATATTTCATAAACATTTTTACATCAAATATGTTTAATATGGAGAGCAACAGTATAATTGGTAGCCAGGTATCTTCCACAGAGTGTAAAGGAATTGGGATAACAGCTCCTGCACATTTAGTTACAACTGCCAACTGCTTATTCCACATTTTCAAGCTACAGATGTAAAAGGGCAAGTTTACTTAGAAATGCTCAGGTCTTCATCAGGGATACAGAAGAGAAGGAGTTATTTCAACTTGCTGAAAAGTTTGTGAGCCACCTGGAAAACAACAGATGAAGAAATTGAATTCAGTAGTGTCTTTACCGAAAGAACCTCTCTTCTGTCGTTATGgaattaagagtccagtagcaccccaggaccaacaacattttccttAAGAAGCTACTGGACTGCTACTAGAGACGCAGCTATCCAGCTATCCTATATTTGGGGTTCAACTGCATTCTTGTAACCTATACAACCCTGTTTATGCTTTAGAAATCTAGTTACAAATATCTGTATTTTAAGTAGAAGTCCTATCCACAGAATTCCTTTCACACAACATTTAAATAGTTACTTCACTATGGGATGCCTCAGTTGCAACAGCAAAACCATGGCCTGGCAATTTGCAAGTGAGTCCTGTGCTTGAAAGTTCCCGCTTCATCTTAAACATCTGGCGTCAATCAACAACTTCCAAATTTAGCACAAAACATAGTCTGCTATTATAGCCGAACTAGTCAGCTACAGTCTATACTCCCTCTGCAAACTAGCATTGCAAACCAGGTTTGCAGCTAGTTTGTGACTGCAAACCAGGTTTGGAGCAGAGAATGCAAACCATAGCTGTCAAGTTCAGATGTAAGAGCAAAATTACTATACTGGAAATCACCAATAGATTCCAAGTTTGTGCTAagagaagcaaagaggaaatgggGAAGCACAGGGGTTAATTTAGTTAATTCAGTGCTGAACTCTGAACTGGCTTTACTATTAGATTAGAAAAAACTGAgatggggttggaaagctgttggaagtctataaggaggggggagggaaagggtgggggttgaaataaattagatatgatggggaatgtatgtaataactatgtactcaccaataaaaatttttataaagaaaaagaaaaaactgagATGGTTTAGAGGTAAAGGCTGCTAAGGTGGACAAATACAGAATTAATCTTACATACTCAACAGTTCTTCCTAATGCACAGGATAGCAAGATGTTTTAATTCTTCATTAAAACAGATTCAGTGGCTGTTCCTTTCTCAGTGTATACTGAAATCTACAGAACATTTCAAGTTGTGGCTCAACGATGGAAAAATGGTGTCTTTACTTGAGCCACAAAGAAGCCTAAAATTAATCACAACAAACACTAATCACACAACTCCAGGAAGCTTACACAGTGGTCTCTAGCATGCAAGAAGTCAAAGAGCTCCTCTGTACAATGCTCTTCTGTGTGGGACCTTGATGACACCCGAGCATCGCACTTCTCTAGAATTTCACGAAACTTCACACATTTTTCTGTCTGCTCACACTGCTCCCTGATCGTAGTTAACGGATCCTAGAAGAAAGCCAATGTATAATAGAGACAACAGTTAACGGTAGTGGGTTGTTACTAAGATTCATCCGTAAGTCTACTGGTctagagactggaactgcaggagagacggcgcagtgctcgcctctcgagccaacgccagctcctggagagtgatgatgagtaatgTCAGGATGAAGcaccagcagctggctgaaaaccacgcctggctataagagccagtttggaggaactgccgggcgtggaagcaatgtgtcaattacctgcaaccacttcctggtaccttgcatctcacccttgcctgcaccttgccttgataccctcgtgctctgacctacggactggacttggctttttggatcttggacacacccctggcatttaccttgggctctgactacagactggactcggcttgtgactcttgaacactccttggcttcgtgttagtacctgggctactagcttgggcgggcccagcccatgacagtacCTTACTATTTCTTATCCCAGATAATACCAAAATATCACAACAGGATTAAAACTGATAAACTCTAAACGGAGGACATTAAAACCTTTCTACTGTTTCAAAATTATCTATTGTCACATTTTGAACCTTATCACAAGCAGGGTATTCTCCCAGTACTAAAATGAAGAGTCTCTGGACTTAACAAGACTGTAAGTGAGAAAAATTTTCTGGGGTGCAGCACTTACACGTTAGTTACAAATCAGATACAACTCACCTCTGCTCTAGGCTGTTAAACTTTCAAAAGT of the Eublepharis macularius isolate TG4126 chromosome 5, MPM_Emac_v1.0, whole genome shotgun sequence genome contains:
- the NSUN4 gene encoding 5-methylcytosine rRNA methyltransferase NSUN4 isoform X1; translated protein: MAAAAIATHAGKRRRELLGLMWVKGFSIPCRHQHKKKWATTRPKNSAIRLALQNFDMTYSVQFGSLWPSIRIGLLSEQKYGALFNNFSNIEQVTKELEHLNAVDFIRESQKVVQDLDSTAAQQASEPAMSTGTLLVPAESQPQPLPSLSTLLSPNIKCYTFPKGDISLFPPARPDTLGILGYYLLDAASVLPVLALNMQPGDLVLDLCAAPGGKMLALLQTGCCRELAANDISTSRTGRLNGILRSYIPKNICDLVRVTSWDGRKWGDLEANTYDRVLVDVPCTNDRHSVMEEDNNIFKNMRKGERQMLPMRQLELLVAGILAAKPGGVVVYSTCSLSQLQNEYVVERAMELLSIQYNISVHVEDLSSFQRLFEDTFYFFPNCRLGELVLPHLLANFGPTYFCKLHRLG
- the NSUN4 gene encoding 5-methylcytosine rRNA methyltransferase NSUN4 isoform X2; the protein is MTYSVQFGSLWPSIRIGLLSEQKYGALFNNFSNIEQVTKELEHLNAVDFIRESQKVVQDLDSTAAQQASEPAMSTGTLLVPAESQPQPLPSLSTLLSPNIKCYTFPKGDISLFPPARPDTLGILGYYLLDAASVLPVLALNMQPGDLVLDLCAAPGGKMLALLQTGCCRELAANDISTSRTGRLNGILRSYIPKNICDLVRVTSWDGRKWGDLEANTYDRVLVDVPCTNDRHSVMEEDNNIFKNMRKGERQMLPMRQLELLVAGILAAKPGGVVVYSTCSLSQLQNEYVVERAMELLSIQYNISVHVEDLSSFQRLFEDTFYFFPNCRLGELVLPHLLANFGPTYFCKLHRLG
- the LOC129331319 gene encoding cytochrome b-c1 complex subunit 6, mitochondrial; the protein is MGLSDEKALESRSGDPEEEEEEEELVDPLTTIREQCEQTEKCVKFREILEKCDARVSSRSHTEEHCTEELFDFLHARDHCVAHKLFSKLK